In Sinorhizobium mexicanum, one DNA window encodes the following:
- a CDS encoding carbohydrate ABC transporter permease, whose protein sequence is MAMTTAATAKRYSNSTYRTIRRVKTFGLYAGVAAVLVYMLFPYYWAIVSSTKSGQALYQFSLLPSLDFGNYWQLFHNPVFMGALINSGLVAFASTMISLVIGILAAYALGRLHFSPGRIILIAVLMISIFPQVVVLSGMFEVIGWLGLYNRPSALIVSYLILTLPFTTWILTSFIRDLPTELEEAALIDGCSRLRVLTHVLLPLMGPAIASTGLLSFILAWNEFLFALTFILTDENRTVPVAIGLLTGSSRYEYPFGQIMAASVTVTLPLLVLVLIFQRKIVAGLTSGAVKG, encoded by the coding sequence ATGGCAATGACGACGGCTGCCACGGCAAAACGCTATTCCAACAGCACCTACCGCACGATCCGGCGCGTGAAGACTTTCGGCCTCTATGCGGGTGTTGCGGCCGTGCTCGTCTACATGCTCTTTCCCTATTACTGGGCGATCGTATCGTCGACCAAATCCGGCCAGGCGCTCTATCAGTTCAGTCTGCTGCCATCACTGGATTTCGGCAACTATTGGCAGTTGTTCCACAATCCGGTTTTCATGGGCGCGCTCATAAATTCCGGTCTCGTCGCTTTCGCGAGTACGATGATCTCGCTGGTGATCGGCATTCTCGCTGCCTATGCGCTCGGGCGTCTGCATTTTTCACCCGGCCGGATCATCTTGATTGCCGTCCTGATGATCTCGATTTTCCCGCAGGTGGTGGTGCTCTCGGGAATGTTCGAAGTTATCGGCTGGCTTGGGCTCTATAACCGCCCGTCAGCGCTCATCGTCTCCTATCTTATTCTCACGCTGCCCTTCACCACCTGGATCCTGACGAGCTTCATTCGCGATCTGCCGACCGAGCTCGAGGAGGCGGCGCTCATTGATGGTTGTTCGCGGCTGAGAGTCCTGACCCATGTGCTGCTGCCGCTGATGGGGCCGGCGATCGCCAGCACCGGGCTGCTCTCGTTCATTCTGGCGTGGAACGAATTCCTGTTCGCGCTCACTTTCATCCTGACCGACGAGAACCGGACCGTGCCGGTTGCGATCGGCTTGCTCACCGGCAGCAGCCGCTACGAATATCCGTTCGGCCAGATCATGGCCGCGTCGGTGACCGTCACGTTACCGCTGCTGGTGCTGGTGCTGATTTTCCAGCGCAAGATCGTCGCTGGCCTGACGTCGGGTGCGGTGAAAGGGTAG
- a CDS encoding DUF2735 domain-containing protein: MAESLYRRSATIYPFPAKPLRRVENRRDEKADLDAQDICAAAIDGCWYHEEAVRAETKDRPGIPGKLN; the protein is encoded by the coding sequence ATGGCCGAGAGTTTGTACCGCAGGTCGGCGACGATTTATCCGTTCCCCGCGAAACCCTTGAGAAGGGTGGAAAATCGCCGGGACGAGAAGGCGGATCTCGACGCGCAGGACATTTGCGCCGCCGCCATCGACGGTTGCTGGTACCACGAAGAGGCCGTTCGCGCCGAAACCAAAGATCGCCCCGGCATTCCGGGCAAGCTGAATTAA
- a CDS encoding ABC transporter ATP-binding protein, with protein sequence MASVTLKNVSKSFGAYDVIRSIDLEIADGEFTVFVGPSGCGKSTLLRLIAGLVPVSEGDVFIGGEQVTDVPASKRGLAFVFQSYALYPHMNVSRNISFALETARLGRDEIRRRVTKVAEMLKIGHLLDRRPRQLSGGQRQRVAIGRALVGQPEVFLFDEPLSNLDADLRMEMRFEIAKLHADVKTTMIYVTHDQTEAMTLADRIVILNQGRIEQVGRPRELYDRPANRFVAGFLGSPRMNFAPLDRTASAGGALRGIGGFYHAAEPVDADSPVEIGLRPEALKLVSAETKGAIRGTFERMEDLGYEYVCYVRLSETLVWTVRSTGSPPAFAEGQPVGLAWQPENLYLFAEDGRRIDHGGAMQLASGASL encoded by the coding sequence ATGGCTTCAGTCACCTTGAAAAACGTCAGCAAGAGCTTCGGCGCCTACGACGTCATCCGGTCGATCGATCTGGAAATCGCGGATGGCGAGTTCACGGTGTTCGTCGGCCCGTCGGGTTGCGGGAAGTCGACGCTTTTGCGCCTGATCGCCGGGCTTGTCCCGGTCTCCGAAGGTGACGTCTTCATCGGTGGCGAGCAGGTGACCGACGTCCCGGCATCGAAGCGCGGGCTTGCCTTCGTCTTTCAATCTTATGCGCTCTACCCGCACATGAACGTTTCGCGCAACATCAGCTTCGCGCTCGAAACGGCGCGCCTCGGCAGGGACGAAATCCGCCGCCGGGTGACCAAGGTCGCGGAGATGCTGAAGATCGGCCATCTGCTCGACCGGCGCCCGCGGCAGCTTTCCGGCGGTCAGCGGCAGCGCGTAGCGATCGGCCGCGCGCTTGTCGGCCAGCCTGAGGTCTTCCTCTTCGATGAACCGCTGTCCAATCTCGACGCCGATCTGCGCATGGAAATGCGCTTCGAGATCGCCAAGCTGCATGCCGACGTGAAGACGACGATGATCTATGTGACGCACGACCAGACCGAGGCGATGACGCTCGCCGACCGGATCGTCATCCTCAATCAGGGGCGCATAGAGCAGGTCGGTCGGCCGAGGGAGCTTTATGACCGGCCGGCAAACAGGTTCGTCGCCGGTTTTCTCGGCAGTCCGCGCATGAACTTCGCGCCGCTCGACCGCACCGCCTCTGCCGGCGGCGCGCTCCGGGGCATCGGCGGCTTTTACCATGCCGCTGAACCGGTTGACGCCGACAGCCCTGTCGAGATCGGCCTCAGGCCCGAAGCCCTCAAGCTGGTGAGCGCCGAGACCAAGGGCGCGATCCGCGGAACCTTCGAGCGAATGGAAGACCTCGGCTACGAATATGTCTGCTATGTGCGCCTCAGCGAGACGCTGGTCTGGACCGTGCGCTCGACCGGAAGCCCGCCGGCATTTGCAGAGGGGCAGCCGGTCGGGCTCGCCTGGCAGCCTGAAAACCTCTATCTCTTCGCCGAAGACGGGCGACGGATCGATCACGGCGGCGCCATGCAACTGGCATCGGGAGCTTCGCTGTGA
- a CDS encoding carbohydrate kinase family protein has translation MVVNDALGSRYDVMVVGEYYFDLIFRGLPDVPKISADLWAEEFEWVPGAAYSTALALARLGTRAGWWCTFGNDIFSRMIIDEARRENIDDGLFIHLDKPLRRVSAAFSFAHDRGFISYAEQPDPLPKPGDLDRIRPRILLLQGFSLDQERRTLVQAARDLGIIVCSDLQHVDYKLSTPGIEEMLRLIDVFLPNSSEAKALTGEDDVERALASIARFCPTVVIKCGADGAIASSKGENCRVPALAVDVFDTTGAGDCFNAGFVHGMLNEPDLRGAIEIAVICGSLAVTGYGGRNLPFEKDLTKYRRREAAI, from the coding sequence CTGGTCGTGAATGACGCTCTTGGTTCCCGCTACGACGTGATGGTGGTCGGAGAGTACTACTTCGACCTGATCTTCCGCGGTCTCCCGGACGTGCCGAAGATCAGTGCCGATCTTTGGGCCGAAGAGTTCGAGTGGGTGCCGGGTGCCGCCTATTCGACGGCGCTGGCGCTTGCTCGCCTCGGCACCAGAGCGGGGTGGTGGTGCACCTTCGGGAACGACATCTTCAGCCGCATGATCATCGACGAAGCGCGGCGGGAAAATATCGACGACGGCCTCTTCATCCATCTGGACAAGCCGTTGCGCCGTGTGAGTGCGGCATTCTCGTTCGCGCATGACCGCGGCTTCATCAGCTATGCCGAGCAGCCGGACCCGCTGCCGAAGCCGGGGGATCTCGATCGCATAAGGCCACGCATCCTGCTGCTTCAGGGCTTCTCGCTCGACCAGGAGCGGCGCACGCTCGTCCAGGCGGCGCGCGATCTCGGTATTATCGTCTGCTCCGACCTGCAGCACGTTGACTACAAGCTCTCGACGCCCGGCATTGAAGAGATGCTGAGGCTGATCGATGTCTTCCTGCCGAATTCCTCCGAGGCGAAGGCATTGACCGGCGAGGATGACGTCGAGCGCGCGCTCGCCTCGATCGCCCGTTTCTGCCCGACTGTCGTCATCAAATGCGGCGCCGACGGCGCCATCGCCTCCTCGAAGGGAGAGAACTGCCGCGTGCCGGCGCTCGCCGTCGACGTGTTCGACACGACCGGTGCCGGCGACTGCTTCAATGCCGGCTTCGTCCACGGCATGCTCAACGAGCCGGACCTGCGCGGCGCAATCGAAATCGCCGTCATCTGCGGTTCGCTCGCCGTGACCGGCTATGGCGGCCGCAATCTGCCTTTCGAGAAAGATCTTACGAAATATCGGCGGCGGGAGGCCGCGATATAG
- a CDS encoding ABC transporter substrate-binding protein, with protein MKHKLKMLAGMAVVAFASALPAKAETVSMFCSATDYELCERAVAKWSEKTGNDVKLNRMPQNLDDAIPIYQQLFAAQSSDIDVLYIDVIWLGMFKDHLLDVTSMIPQDEVKAHFASATDAARLDGKLLAMPFYIDTGLMFYRKDLLEKYGKEPPKTWDEMTATAKEIQDAERKAGNPDMWGYAWQGRSYEGLTCDALEWIASAGGGTIISDDGEVTINSPVTEAALTRARGWIGTISPEGVLNYDEENSRALFESGNAVFHRNWPYVWGTSQAEGGKLVGKVGVSALPLGVEGQKSSGSLGTAYLGVSKYSEKQELAADLLRYMVGSEDQKMRAIDGGYNPTVAALYEDADVLAKIPFLGMAKTAFEESVARPSAATGKNYNRISRTFYRAVHDIISGKDDVAKELADLERRLQRDVKAGE; from the coding sequence ATGAAACACAAACTGAAAATGCTGGCAGGCATGGCCGTGGTGGCCTTCGCATCGGCGCTCCCGGCAAAAGCCGAAACGGTCTCGATGTTCTGCTCCGCGACCGACTACGAATTGTGTGAAAGGGCCGTCGCGAAGTGGTCGGAGAAAACCGGCAACGACGTGAAGCTCAACCGCATGCCGCAGAACCTCGATGATGCGATCCCGATCTACCAGCAGCTTTTCGCGGCTCAATCGTCGGACATCGACGTGCTCTATATCGACGTCATCTGGCTTGGCATGTTCAAGGATCATCTGCTCGATGTCACGTCGATGATCCCGCAGGACGAGGTGAAGGCGCATTTCGCCTCCGCCACGGATGCCGCGCGCCTCGACGGCAAGCTTCTGGCGATGCCCTTCTATATCGACACTGGGCTGATGTTCTATCGCAAGGACCTGCTCGAGAAATACGGCAAAGAGCCGCCGAAGACCTGGGATGAAATGACCGCGACCGCGAAGGAGATCCAGGACGCCGAGCGCAAGGCCGGAAACCCGGATATGTGGGGCTATGCCTGGCAGGGCCGCAGCTACGAGGGCCTGACCTGCGATGCGCTCGAATGGATCGCCTCGGCTGGCGGCGGAACCATCATCTCCGACGATGGCGAGGTCACCATCAACAGCCCCGTGACGGAAGCGGCGCTCACCCGTGCGCGCGGCTGGATCGGCACGATTTCGCCCGAGGGCGTCCTCAACTACGACGAGGAAAATTCGCGCGCCCTCTTCGAAAGCGGCAATGCCGTGTTCCATCGTAACTGGCCCTATGTCTGGGGCACGTCGCAGGCGGAAGGCGGCAAGCTTGTCGGCAAGGTAGGTGTCTCCGCCCTTCCGCTCGGAGTCGAGGGGCAGAAGTCAAGCGGCTCGCTCGGCACGGCCTATCTCGGGGTCTCGAAGTATTCCGAGAAGCAGGAGCTCGCGGCTGACCTGCTACGCTACATGGTAGGCTCCGAGGACCAGAAGATGCGCGCGATCGACGGCGGCTACAACCCGACTGTCGCGGCACTTTACGAAGACGCCGACGTACTGGCGAAGATCCCCTTCCTCGGCATGGCAAAGACGGCCTTCGAGGAATCGGTCGCCCGTCCGTCCGCGGCGACCGGCAAGAACTACAACCGCATTTCCCGCACGTTCTACCGTGCTGTCCATGACATCATCTCCGGCAAGGACGATGTCGCGAAGGAACTCGCCGATCTCGAACGGCGGCTGCAGCGCGACGTGAAAGCGGGCGAATGA
- a CDS encoding carbohydrate ABC transporter permease gives MSAAERMRREQNRTAWLFLLPLIVALVGVAIWPLARSIFFSFTDAFLDAPANYGFVGLDNFITVAEDPVFWRAVQNTLFFTVISVGLETLLGLAIALLLHRAFVGRGIVRAAILVPWAMPMVVSTRIWEWMLNDQFGLVNKLLVTLGLVEKGIAWTAEPSLILYTVIFIDVWVTTPFMVLLILAGLQLIPEEIYEAAEVSGVPHWKRFWSITLPLATPAIGVAMLFRTLDALRMFDLSYVLAANNENTMTMSIYARDQLISFQDLGLGSAASTWVFMIIGLIAIVIVGVLRLDRATG, from the coding sequence GTGAGTGCGGCCGAGAGGATGCGGCGAGAGCAGAACCGCACAGCGTGGCTGTTTCTGCTGCCGCTGATCGTCGCGCTCGTCGGCGTTGCGATCTGGCCGCTCGCGCGCAGCATCTTCTTTTCCTTCACCGACGCCTTCCTCGACGCGCCGGCGAACTACGGCTTTGTCGGGCTCGACAATTTCATAACCGTCGCCGAGGACCCAGTGTTCTGGCGCGCGGTCCAGAACACGTTGTTCTTCACGGTCATATCCGTCGGTCTGGAGACGCTGCTGGGATTGGCAATCGCGCTTTTGCTCCACCGGGCTTTCGTCGGCCGGGGCATCGTCAGGGCAGCTATCCTCGTTCCCTGGGCGATGCCGATGGTTGTCTCGACCCGGATATGGGAGTGGATGCTCAATGACCAGTTCGGCCTCGTCAACAAGCTGCTGGTGACCCTGGGCCTCGTAGAGAAGGGCATCGCTTGGACCGCCGAACCCTCGCTCATCCTCTATACGGTGATCTTCATCGATGTCTGGGTGACGACGCCGTTCATGGTGCTGCTCATTCTCGCCGGGCTCCAGCTGATTCCGGAAGAGATCTACGAGGCAGCTGAGGTTTCCGGCGTGCCGCACTGGAAGCGCTTCTGGTCGATAACGCTGCCGCTCGCGACGCCCGCGATTGGCGTCGCGATGCTGTTTCGCACGCTCGATGCGCTCAGGATGTTCGACCTCAGCTATGTGCTCGCGGCCAACAATGAAAACACGATGACGATGTCGATCTATGCCCGCGACCAGTTGATCAGCTTCCAGGACCTCGGCCTCGGCTCGGCGGCCTCCACCTGGGTGTTCATGATCATCGGGCTGATTGCGATCGTCATTGTTGGCGTCCTGCGCCTCGATCGCGCGACGGGTTGA